The proteins below are encoded in one region of Caulobacter henricii:
- a CDS encoding glycoside hydrolase family 3 N-terminal domain-containing protein: MVSKASEGGRSGPSRRTMLAGAAALAGYAVSAPAHAASKASDRIEALLARMTIEEKAGQLSCFADMIRPPIGDINPLVNLRNAQTLLAETRAGRIGVLMNGMGTQGALDAQKAAVEGSRLKIPLLFAADVIHGFRTVFPIPLAESGSFDPHLCERTARAAASEATASGLHWTFAPMVDVARDQRWGRVAEGAGEDVYLGEVLGAARVRGFQGKDLKAEDSMLATPKHFAAYGAVTAGLEYNAVELSEATLREVHLPPFQAAFDAGALSTMSAFNDINGVPSTANKRLLTDVLRGEWGFKGVVISDYTADQELVAHGFAADDRDAARQAILAGVDISMQSGLYLRYLPELTASGAVPMAVVDASVRRVLALKEALGLFDNPYRSINDKVEAMRTATPALRQLSREAGGRSIVLLRNEGGLLPLPRSGKRLALIGPFAEDRDNVVGPWAFFGDKSLNVDLATGLRAAMASPTDLIVERGCEVETTIAGGFERAVAAAQAADIVLLAVGESQDMSGEAKSRTDIRIPPVQQRLAEAIAATGKPVVVLLRHGRAIALEGVVRDAKAILATWFLGSEMGNAVADVVFGAVNPSARLPVSFPLESGQQPFYYNSRTTGRPAPADPNGQEYKARWRSIRNDALFPFGFGLGYTSFALSDLKLSEARLRWNNTLHVTAKVANTGPVHGEHVVQLYVRDRVASRTRPVRELKGFQRVSLAPGASREIRFDLRRDNLMFLGDQDRWVVEPGVFDLWVANSSIDGLTGSFELLDS, encoded by the coding sequence ATGGTGTCGAAGGCGAGTGAAGGCGGCCGATCCGGGCCGAGCCGTCGGACCATGCTGGCCGGTGCGGCGGCCCTTGCTGGCTATGCCGTCTCGGCTCCTGCCCATGCCGCCAGCAAGGCCTCTGATCGGATCGAGGCGCTTCTCGCCCGGATGACCATCGAGGAAAAGGCGGGGCAGCTGTCGTGCTTCGCCGACATGATCCGCCCGCCGATCGGCGACATCAATCCCCTGGTCAATCTTCGCAACGCCCAGACCCTGCTGGCCGAGACCCGGGCCGGCCGCATCGGCGTCCTGATGAACGGCATGGGCACCCAGGGAGCCCTGGACGCGCAGAAGGCGGCGGTCGAGGGCTCGCGTCTGAAGATCCCGCTGCTGTTCGCGGCCGATGTCATCCATGGATTCCGCACGGTCTTCCCGATCCCCCTGGCCGAGTCCGGCAGCTTTGATCCACATCTCTGCGAGCGCACGGCCCGGGCTGCGGCGTCCGAAGCCACGGCTTCGGGTCTGCACTGGACCTTTGCGCCGATGGTCGATGTGGCGCGCGATCAGCGCTGGGGCAGGGTGGCGGAAGGGGCCGGCGAGGATGTCTATCTGGGTGAGGTCCTTGGGGCTGCACGGGTTCGGGGCTTCCAGGGCAAGGACCTGAAGGCCGAAGACAGCATGCTGGCCACGCCCAAGCACTTTGCCGCCTATGGGGCGGTGACGGCAGGGCTGGAATACAACGCCGTCGAACTGTCCGAGGCCACCTTGCGCGAGGTGCATCTGCCGCCCTTCCAGGCCGCCTTTGACGCGGGTGCCCTGAGCACCATGTCGGCCTTCAACGACATCAACGGTGTGCCCTCGACCGCCAACAAGCGCCTGCTGACCGATGTCTTGCGCGGCGAATGGGGCTTCAAGGGCGTGGTGATCTCCGACTACACCGCCGACCAGGAACTGGTGGCTCATGGCTTTGCCGCTGATGATCGTGACGCCGCACGCCAGGCGATCCTGGCCGGTGTCGACATCAGCATGCAGAGTGGCCTCTATCTGCGCTACCTGCCGGAACTGACTGCTTCTGGCGCAGTGCCCATGGCCGTGGTTGACGCCTCGGTACGGCGGGTGCTGGCCCTGAAAGAAGCCCTGGGCCTGTTCGACAATCCGTACCGCTCGATCAATGACAAGGTCGAGGCGATGCGCACGGCGACGCCGGCCCTGCGCCAGCTGAGCCGCGAGGCCGGCGGTCGCTCGATCGTTCTGCTGCGGAATGAGGGCGGACTCCTGCCCCTGCCGCGTTCTGGCAAGCGCTTGGCCCTGATTGGTCCGTTTGCGGAAGACCGTGACAATGTCGTCGGACCCTGGGCCTTTTTTGGCGACAAGTCCCTGAATGTCGACCTGGCCACCGGCCTGCGCGCCGCCATGGCCAGTCCGACCGATCTGATCGTCGAACGCGGCTGCGAGGTTGAAACCACGATCGCGGGCGGCTTCGAACGGGCCGTGGCGGCGGCTCAGGCGGCTGACATCGTGCTGCTGGCGGTCGGCGAGAGCCAGGACATGAGCGGTGAGGCCAAGTCCCGCACCGATATCCGCATCCCGCCCGTTCAGCAGCGTCTGGCCGAAGCCATAGCAGCGACCGGCAAGCCCGTCGTTGTCCTGCTGCGCCATGGCCGTGCCATCGCCCTGGAGGGCGTGGTGCGCGACGCCAAGGCCATCCTGGCGACCTGGTTCCTGGGAAGTGAGATGGGCAACGCCGTCGCGGACGTGGTGTTTGGAGCGGTCAATCCATCGGCTCGACTGCCTGTCAGCTTTCCGCTCGAGAGCGGACAGCAGCCCTTTTATTACAACAGTCGAACAACGGGCCGCCCGGCCCCGGCCGACCCCAATGGCCAGGAATACAAGGCCCGCTGGCGGTCGATCCGTAACGATGCGCTCTTTCCGTTCGGCTTTGGCCTTGGCTACACCAGCTTTGCGCTCAGCGATCTCAAGCTCAGCGAGGCCCGTCTGCGCTGGAACAATACCCTGCATGTCACGGCCAAGGTCGCCAATACGGGACCGGTGCATGGCGAGCATGTCGTCCAGCTCTATGTCCGGGATCGGGTCGCCAGCCGGACGCGGCCGGTCCGTGAACTGAAAGGCTTTCAGCGGGTCTCGCTGGCCCCGGGAGCCAGCCGCGAGATCCGGTTCGACCTTCGACGCGACAATCTGATGTTCCTGGGTGACCAGGACCGCTGGGTGGTCGAGCCCGGCGTCTTCGACCTGTGGGTGGCCAATTCGTCGATCGATGGTCTGACCGGCAGTTTCGAATTGCTGGATAGCTAG